In one window of Flavobacterium ginsengisoli DNA:
- a CDS encoding aceric acid hydrolase: MKKNIIISSLFLSTVIFAQNKGLVANSESPYSKLQSVGLQDVKWTNGFWKEQFDVETKNTLPYMWDLYHNDEISHAYKNFEIAAGLSKGTFKGPSFHDGDFYKIFEGMAATYAVTKDKKLDAEMDKAIALFAKVQRKDGYIHTPVLIDERWGTLGPEEVKKQLGFEKYNMGHLMTAACIHYRATGKTNFLNIAKGVADFLYDFYKKASPELARNAICPSHYMGIVEMYRTTKNPKYLELANNLIDIRGTTNDGTDDNQDRVPFRQQTTAMGHAVRANYLYAGVADLYAETGEKKLLDNLESIWDDVTYRKMYITGGCGSLYDGVSPDGTSYDPTVVQKIHQAYGRPFQLPNATAHTETCANIGNVLWNWRMLQITGDAKYADIVELALYNSVLSGMDLEGEKFLYNNPLNVSNDLPFHQRWGNEREGYIALSNCCAPNVTRTIAEVGNYAYNISKDGLYVNLYGSNQLKTKSLNGEEIEIEQQTNYPWDGKITLKIVKAPKDLQNFFLRIPGWSQNAEVSVNNSKITDKIASGTYLKLNQKWKKGDVIELNLPMPVELMEANPLVEEVKNQVAVKRGPLVYCLESDQLPSKVSVNDVALNLKSNFATNNFILNNRNLVSIDAEAVINSNNSWNKTLYKPLSSKNADAVQVKLIPYFAWGNKGKGEMTVWMSH, translated from the coding sequence ATGAAAAAGAACATCATCATATCCTCTTTATTTCTTTCAACCGTAATCTTTGCACAGAACAAAGGTTTGGTTGCCAATTCAGAAAGTCCTTATTCGAAATTACAGAGTGTTGGTTTGCAAGACGTAAAATGGACAAACGGTTTTTGGAAAGAACAGTTTGATGTAGAAACCAAAAACACTTTGCCGTATATGTGGGATTTGTATCATAATGATGAGATTTCGCATGCTTACAAAAACTTCGAAATTGCGGCAGGTTTAAGCAAAGGAACTTTCAAAGGGCCTTCGTTTCATGATGGTGATTTCTACAAGATTTTTGAGGGAATGGCAGCAACCTATGCGGTTACAAAAGATAAAAAGCTAGATGCCGAAATGGATAAGGCTATTGCGCTTTTCGCGAAAGTGCAACGTAAAGATGGTTATATTCATACGCCAGTTTTAATTGATGAACGTTGGGGAACTTTAGGACCAGAAGAAGTAAAAAAACAATTGGGTTTTGAGAAATACAATATGGGACATTTAATGACTGCAGCTTGTATTCATTATCGCGCGACAGGAAAAACAAATTTCCTGAATATCGCTAAAGGTGTTGCTGATTTCTTGTATGATTTCTATAAAAAAGCTTCACCAGAATTGGCTCGAAATGCCATTTGTCCGTCTCATTATATGGGAATTGTAGAAATGTACAGAACGACTAAAAATCCGAAATATCTGGAATTAGCCAATAATCTAATTGACATTCGCGGAACTACAAATGACGGAACCGATGACAATCAGGATAGAGTTCCGTTTAGACAGCAGACAACTGCAATGGGGCACGCTGTAAGAGCGAATTACCTTTACGCTGGAGTTGCCGATTTGTATGCCGAAACGGGAGAAAAAAAATTACTAGATAATTTAGAATCGATTTGGGACGATGTAACGTATCGTAAAATGTACATTACAGGAGGTTGTGGTTCTTTATATGATGGTGTTTCTCCAGACGGAACATCGTATGATCCAACAGTAGTTCAGAAAATTCATCAGGCTTACGGAAGACCTTTTCAATTGCCAAATGCAACAGCTCATACCGAAACCTGTGCAAATATTGGAAATGTTTTGTGGAACTGGAGAATGCTTCAAATTACGGGAGATGCCAAATATGCTGACATCGTTGAATTAGCATTGTACAACAGTGTGCTTTCGGGAATGGATTTAGAAGGAGAAAAATTTCTTTACAATAATCCGCTGAATGTTTCAAATGATTTGCCATTTCACCAAAGATGGGGAAATGAGCGTGAAGGTTATATCGCCTTATCCAACTGTTGTGCACCAAACGTAACGAGAACAATTGCTGAAGTTGGAAATTATGCTTACAATATTTCGAAAGATGGTTTGTATGTAAATTTATACGGAAGTAATCAATTGAAAACAAAATCTTTAAACGGAGAAGAAATCGAAATCGAACAGCAAACCAATTATCCTTGGGACGGAAAAATAACGTTGAAAATTGTAAAAGCACCAAAAGATTTACAAAATTTCTTTTTAAGAATTCCAGGCTGGAGTCAGAATGCTGAAGTTTCGGTTAATAATTCGAAAATTACAGATAAGATCGCTTCTGGAACTTATTTGAAATTAAACCAAAAATGGAAAAAAGGAGATGTAATCGAATTGAATCTTCCAATGCCGGTTGAATTGATGGAAGCGAATCCGTTGGTTGAAGAAGTTAAAAATCAGGTTGCTGTAAAAAGAGGACCTTTAGTTTATTGTTTAGAATCAGATCAGCTTCCTTCGAAAGTAAGTGTTAATGATGTAGCTTTAAATTTAAAATCGAATTTCGCAACAAACAATTTCATCTTGAATAATAGAAATTTAGTAAGCATTGATGCAGAAGCCGTTATAAATTCAAATAATTCATGGAATAAAACGTTGTACAAGCCGCTTTCTTCTAAAAATGCAGATGCTGTACAGGTAAAATTGATTCCGTATTTTGCATGGGGAAATAAAGGAAAAGGTGAAATGACGGTTTGGATGTCGCACTAA
- a CDS encoding pectinesterase family protein, producing MKYILSLFLITTLSISAQTLDNKLTLTVAQDGSGDFKTIQEAVNNVKDNSEKRVVITIKPGKYVEKLEIPASKPFITLKGLDRNKTIILFDDYSGKPLREPDPSGKKEFGTGTSYSFIIKGNDCTLENLTVENTAGRVGQAVALHIKSDRVIVKNCNLLGNQDTLYLSEEKTRIYFENCFINGTTDFIFGAATAYFYKCTIESLVNSYITAASTPQGQAYGFVFVDCKLTAKDKSVDKVFLGRPWRPYAQTVFINTDLGSHIIPEGWNEWIDTRFPNKDKTAYYAEFGSKGLSAKYISQRVSWSHQLKKEDLKKYNRDLVLNGWDPNK from the coding sequence ATGAAATACATTCTATCCTTATTTTTAATAACGACACTTTCAATATCAGCTCAAACGCTCGATAATAAATTAACACTAACCGTTGCACAAGATGGTTCAGGAGATTTTAAAACCATTCAAGAAGCGGTGAATAATGTAAAAGACAATTCGGAGAAACGTGTTGTAATCACTATAAAGCCAGGAAAGTATGTTGAGAAATTGGAAATTCCGGCTTCAAAACCCTTTATTACTTTAAAAGGTTTAGACAGAAATAAAACGATTATTTTATTTGATGATTATTCTGGAAAACCGCTTCGAGAACCAGATCCATCGGGAAAGAAAGAATTTGGAACAGGAACTTCGTATTCTTTCATAATCAAAGGAAATGATTGTACGCTTGAAAATCTTACTGTAGAAAATACGGCAGGAAGAGTGGGACAGGCGGTGGCGCTTCATATTAAAAGCGATCGCGTTATTGTGAAAAATTGTAATCTTTTAGGAAACCAAGACACTCTTTATTTATCTGAAGAAAAAACTCGTATCTATTTTGAAAACTGTTTTATCAATGGTACAACCGATTTTATTTTTGGAGCCGCAACGGCTTATTTTTACAAATGTACAATTGAGAGTTTGGTAAATTCTTATATTACAGCGGCTTCGACTCCACAAGGACAAGCTTATGGTTTTGTTTTTGTTGATTGTAAGCTTACTGCAAAAGACAAATCAGTAGATAAAGTATTTCTGGGAAGGCCGTGGAGACCTTATGCACAAACCGTTTTCATTAATACAGATTTAGGTTCGCATATTATTCCAGAAGGTTGGAATGAATGGATTGATACTCGATTTCCTAATAAAGACAAAACTGCTTATTATGCAGAATTTGGAAGTAAAGGTTTGAGCGCAAAGTATATTTCGCAACGCGTATCGTGGTCGCATCAATTGAAGAAGGAAGATCTTAAAAAATACAATCGAGATTTAGTTTTAAACGGATGGGATCCGAATAAATAG
- a CDS encoding pectate lyase family protein, whose product MLLTTNGQAQSVANTDKQIVKVDFDFFQRRLEEVHDPSYDSWVINEGKEAEKSFNNVSFKLKGNFTSKWYKVGMSAPFYNKLGSDGLVTSENLELKISGLKAGRHTLLTFHNAFDVITGKTFSPIKIYVNGKLQETVNASQRANAKIDASMAYITFNAEKGKDVIVRLEIDPTSNPDIIKQIVINGFEIDTPNLMNQARTPEPKNRDEHVEVGKTLTLKWDAVKNVASHKIYFGEDKNAVENATESSKEFKGKLTEKSFTVSDLYSGTTYYWRVDEVDNNGEVTLGNVWSFKPAQLAFPGAEGYGRYAVGGRGGKVIEVTNLNDDGPGSLRDAINQEIGPRTIVFNVSGNIKLASRLVANQPYITIAGQTAPGEGITISRAPIGLTGNDGVIRFLKVRIGGGTTFDGMGLTGADYSIIDHCSISWTIDESFSSRGAHHITLQRTLISEALNIAGHDKYPAGKMHGFAATIGGDIGSFHHNLLAHNQGRNWSIGGGLNGDGYYTGRLDITNNVVYNWGGRTTDGGANEVNFVNNFYKPGASTTIFVALNAQHEGVGKGMQRYYFNGNIMPGYFDEKSQDKGRKSTISHNEKVDYETFVDKPFFPSYVETQSAKATYKNVLSDVGANQPFFDKHDNRIVDETLKGTFTYKGSKSGLGGMIDNEQDAGGWPNFASETRPTDWDTDHDGLPNWWEKAFGLNENSKAGDFSDANQDNDKDGFTQLDNYLDWLAQPHYFLNSGEKKTLNATDYFQGYENKPVYTFSDLKNGKVVLKGKEIQFTTVEKGFASFVLTVKDADGDSMSRIINFFIK is encoded by the coding sequence ATGCTTTTAACCACAAACGGACAAGCACAATCAGTCGCAAATACTGATAAACAAATTGTAAAAGTTGACTTTGATTTTTTTCAAAGAAGACTAGAAGAAGTTCATGATCCTAGTTATGATTCTTGGGTGATTAATGAAGGAAAAGAGGCCGAAAAATCATTTAATAATGTATCTTTTAAGTTAAAAGGAAACTTTACTTCAAAATGGTACAAAGTTGGAATGAGCGCTCCGTTTTACAACAAATTAGGAAGTGACGGTTTGGTTACGTCCGAAAATTTGGAATTGAAAATCAGTGGACTGAAAGCTGGAAGACATACACTTTTGACATTTCATAACGCTTTTGATGTCATTACAGGAAAAACTTTTTCTCCGATAAAAATCTACGTAAACGGAAAACTTCAGGAAACCGTAAATGCAAGTCAGAGAGCCAATGCTAAAATTGATGCTTCTATGGCGTATATTACTTTTAATGCTGAAAAAGGAAAAGATGTAATTGTTCGGCTTGAAATTGATCCTACTTCAAACCCGGATATTATAAAACAGATTGTAATCAACGGTTTTGAAATTGATACGCCAAATTTAATGAATCAGGCCAGAACTCCAGAACCAAAAAACAGAGACGAACATGTTGAAGTGGGTAAAACTTTAACTCTAAAATGGGATGCTGTAAAAAACGTAGCATCGCATAAAATATATTTCGGTGAAGATAAAAATGCGGTAGAAAACGCAACTGAATCTTCAAAAGAATTTAAAGGAAAATTAACAGAGAAATCTTTTACAGTTTCTGATTTATATTCGGGAACAACTTATTATTGGAGAGTCGATGAAGTGGATAATAATGGCGAAGTTACATTAGGAAATGTTTGGTCATTTAAACCTGCACAATTGGCGTTTCCAGGTGCTGAAGGTTATGGACGTTATGCTGTTGGTGGACGTGGAGGAAAAGTGATTGAAGTAACCAATTTAAATGACGATGGTCCGGGAAGTTTACGCGATGCCATTAATCAGGAAATTGGTCCAAGAACGATCGTTTTTAATGTTTCGGGAAATATAAAACTGGCTTCGAGATTAGTAGCAAATCAGCCTTATATCACTATTGCGGGACAAACGGCTCCAGGTGAGGGAATCACAATCAGCAGAGCGCCAATTGGATTGACAGGAAATGATGGTGTAATTCGATTTTTGAAAGTGAGAATTGGAGGCGGAACTACTTTTGACGGAATGGGATTAACGGGCGCAGATTATAGTATTATAGATCACTGTTCAATTAGCTGGACAATAGATGAATCGTTTAGTTCGCGTGGTGCGCATCATATTACTTTACAGCGAACTTTAATTTCTGAAGCTTTAAACATTGCGGGACATGATAAATATCCTGCTGGAAAAATGCATGGTTTTGCGGCAACAATTGGTGGAGATATTGGTAGTTTTCATCACAATTTATTGGCACATAATCAAGGTCGTAACTGGAGTATAGGCGGTGGCTTAAACGGTGACGGCTATTACACAGGAAGATTGGATATCACAAACAATGTGGTTTACAACTGGGGAGGAAGAACAACTGACGGAGGAGCAAACGAAGTAAATTTTGTAAACAATTTTTACAAACCGGGTGCTTCAACTACCATATTTGTGGCATTAAATGCACAGCATGAGGGCGTTGGAAAAGGAATGCAACGTTATTATTTTAACGGAAATATTATGCCAGGTTATTTTGATGAGAAATCTCAGGATAAAGGCAGAAAATCTACTATAAGTCATAATGAGAAAGTAGATTATGAAACTTTTGTAGACAAACCATTTTTTCCTTCTTATGTAGAAACGCAATCAGCGAAAGCGACTTACAAAAATGTGCTTTCAGATGTTGGTGCTAATCAGCCGTTTTTTGACAAACACGATAATAGAATTGTTGATGAAACTTTAAAAGGAACTTTCACTTATAAAGGCAGTAAAAGCGGTTTAGGCGGAATGATCGATAATGAACAAGATGCAGGCGGATGGCCAAATTTTGCATCAGAAACTCGTCCGACAGATTGGGATACAGATCATGACGGTTTGCCAAACTGGTGGGAAAAAGCTTTTGGCTTAAACGAAAATTCGAAAGCTGGAGATTTCTCAGATGCAAATCAAGATAATGACAAAGACGGATTTACGCAATTGGATAATTATTTAGACTGGCTGGCTCAACCTCATTATTTTCTGAATTCGGGAGAGAAAAAGACTTTAAATGCCACAGATTATTTCCAAGGATACGAAAACAAACCAGTGTATACTTTCTCTGATCTTAAAAATGGAAAAGTGGTTTTAAAAGGAAAAGAAATTCAGTTTACAACTGTTGAAAAAGGATTTGCTTCTTTCGTCTTAACCGTAAAAGATGCAGACGGAGATTCAATGAGTAGAATCATTAATTTCTTTATTAAATAA